The Streptomyces sp. NBC_01244 genome contains a region encoding:
- a CDS encoding Gfo/Idh/MocA family oxidoreductase, giving the protein MTDDRILRVALAGGGAFGAKHAAALRRIEGVEVAAVVSGSLGSARKFAEEQGVGRGVATLDEVLAMDDIDAVVLATPTPLHAEQTLACLEAGKHVQVEIPLAASLGDAEACLKAQLSSGLVGMVGHTRRFNPSHQWVRGRIRAGAFSLQQMDVQTYFFRRTNLNALGQPRSWTDHLLWHHAAHTVDLFAHQTGSPIVQANAVQGPIHPELGIAMDMSIQLRAENGALCTLSLSFNNDGPIGTSFRYIGDTGTYLARYDDLVTGKDEPIDVSGVDVSMDGIELQDREFVAAIREGREPNSSIAQVMSCYRTLAALEQQLDASCRP; this is encoded by the coding sequence ATGACTGACGACCGAATCCTGAGGGTCGCCCTCGCCGGAGGCGGCGCCTTCGGGGCCAAGCACGCCGCCGCGCTCCGGCGGATCGAGGGCGTCGAGGTGGCCGCCGTGGTGAGCGGCTCCCTCGGCAGTGCGCGGAAGTTCGCCGAGGAGCAGGGCGTCGGCCGCGGCGTCGCCACCCTCGACGAGGTGCTGGCCATGGACGACATCGACGCCGTCGTCCTCGCCACGCCCACTCCGCTGCACGCCGAGCAGACGCTGGCCTGTCTGGAAGCGGGCAAGCACGTCCAGGTCGAGATCCCGCTGGCAGCCTCCCTGGGTGATGCCGAGGCCTGTCTGAAGGCCCAGCTGAGCAGCGGGCTGGTCGGGATGGTCGGGCACACCCGGCGCTTCAACCCCAGCCACCAGTGGGTGCGGGGGCGGATCCGGGCCGGCGCGTTCTCGCTCCAGCAGATGGACGTGCAGACGTACTTCTTCCGCCGCACCAACCTCAACGCCCTGGGGCAGCCGCGGTCCTGGACCGACCACCTGCTGTGGCACCACGCCGCGCACACCGTCGACCTCTTCGCCCACCAGACCGGTTCGCCGATCGTGCAGGCCAATGCCGTGCAGGGCCCGATCCACCCCGAGCTCGGCATCGCGATGGACATGTCCATCCAGCTGCGTGCGGAGAACGGCGCCCTCTGCACCCTGTCGCTGTCGTTCAACAACGACGGGCCGATCGGCACTTCCTTCCGCTACATCGGCGACACCGGCACCTACCTCGCCCGCTACGACGACCTCGTGACCGGCAAGGACGAGCCGATCGACGTCAGCGGCGTCGACGTGTCGATGGACGGCATCGAGCTCCAGGACCGCGAGTTCGTCGCCGCCATCCGCGAGGGCCGGGAGCCCAACTCCTCCATCGCCCAGGTGATGTCCTGCTACCGGACGCTGGCCGCTCTGGAGCAGCAGCTCGACGCCTCCTGCCGCCCGTGA
- a CDS encoding amidohydrolase family protein → MTTFEKTPGWLDWYADPSRPAFRVPDGAVDAHCHVFGPGARFPYSPERKYTPCDASKDQLRALHDRLGFARNVVVQATCHGADNSAMLDALEASGGLARGVATVRPGIADAELQRLHEAGVRGVRFNFVKRLVDAAPRQDLMDVARRIAPYGWHVVVYFEAADLAGLREFLLSIPAPLVVDHMGRPDVTKDPHGPEFEAFLSFLRARPDVWCKVTCPERLTVGGPPALDGERHAYRDVVPFARRVVEEFPDRVLWGTDWPHPNLTGHMPDDGLLVDFIPHIAPTPALRRGLLVDNPMRLYWPDAD, encoded by the coding sequence ATGACGACCTTCGAGAAGACCCCCGGCTGGCTGGACTGGTACGCCGACCCGAGCCGGCCGGCGTTCCGAGTGCCCGACGGCGCCGTCGACGCGCACTGCCACGTCTTCGGCCCGGGGGCGCGGTTCCCGTACTCCCCCGAGCGGAAGTACACCCCGTGCGACGCGTCCAAAGACCAACTGCGCGCACTGCACGACCGGTTGGGCTTCGCCCGCAACGTGGTGGTGCAGGCGACCTGCCACGGCGCCGACAACAGCGCCATGCTGGACGCCCTCGAGGCGTCGGGGGGCCTGGCCCGGGGCGTCGCGACCGTACGGCCGGGGATCGCGGACGCCGAGTTGCAGAGGCTGCACGAGGCGGGCGTCCGCGGCGTGCGGTTCAACTTCGTCAAGCGGCTCGTCGACGCGGCGCCCCGTCAGGACCTGATGGACGTCGCCCGGCGGATCGCCCCGTACGGCTGGCACGTCGTCGTCTACTTCGAGGCGGCCGACCTCGCCGGCCTGCGCGAGTTCCTCCTGTCGATCCCGGCACCGCTGGTCGTCGACCACATGGGCCGCCCCGATGTCACGAAGGATCCGCACGGCCCGGAGTTCGAGGCCTTCCTCAGCTTCCTGCGGGCCCGGCCCGACGTCTGGTGCAAGGTGACCTGCCCAGAGCGGCTCACCGTGGGCGGCCCGCCCGCCCTCGACGGGGAGCGGCACGCGTACCGGGACGTGGTCCCCTTCGCCCGGCGCGTGGTCGAGGAGTTCCCCGACCGGGTGCTGTGGGGCACCGACTGGCCGCACCCGAACCTCACCGGCCACATGCCGGACGACGGCCTGCTCGTCGACTTCATCCCGCACATCGCGCCCACTCCGGCCCTGCGGAGGGGACTCCTCGTCGACAACCCCATGCGCCTGTACTGGCCGGACGCCGACTGA
- the ligA gene encoding protocatechuate 4,5-dioxygenase subunit alpha, whose product MSLDKTYKMVPGTTVFDAEQSAKGYHLNQFCMSLMTAENRALYLAGERAYLDSWPLREDQKQALLDRDLNAAVRAGGNIYFLAKWGATLGFSFQQMAGSMTGMTEEEYRAMMAGGGRSVEGNRIDRAVLEAAHADPAPPDEHAVVTGAVFTSHVPAIGAAMDHGKTGEPYWRPVFEGYEFSRRWERENLPDVIFLVYNDHASAFDLSLIPTFVLGTGASFPTADEGYGPRPVPGVEGEPDLAAHIAHTLITNDFDLTLANEMPVDHGLTVPLSLMFGDVEKWPCKVIPFHVNVVQYPVPSGARCFELGRALRRAIESYDRPLKVQVWGTGGMSHQLQGPRAGLINRAWDNAFLDRLITDPAGLAQVQHLEYVEEAGSEGIELVMWLIARGAMSDVDGSGRAEVKHRFYHVPASNTAVGHLILENHPGAETPAVKE is encoded by the coding sequence ATGTCGCTGGACAAGACGTACAAAATGGTGCCGGGGACCACGGTCTTCGATGCCGAGCAGTCCGCCAAGGGCTACCACCTCAACCAGTTCTGCATGTCGCTCATGACGGCGGAGAACCGCGCCCTGTACCTCGCCGGCGAACGCGCCTACCTGGACTCCTGGCCGCTGCGCGAGGACCAGAAGCAGGCCCTGCTCGACCGGGACCTCAACGCCGCCGTGCGCGCGGGCGGCAACATCTACTTCCTCGCCAAGTGGGGCGCGACCCTGGGGTTCTCGTTCCAGCAGATGGCCGGTTCGATGACGGGCATGACCGAGGAGGAGTACCGCGCCATGATGGCCGGCGGCGGCCGCTCCGTGGAGGGCAACCGCATCGACCGCGCCGTCCTGGAGGCGGCGCACGCCGACCCGGCGCCGCCGGACGAGCACGCGGTGGTCACCGGCGCGGTCTTCACCTCCCACGTACCGGCGATCGGCGCGGCGATGGACCACGGCAAGACCGGCGAGCCGTACTGGCGACCGGTCTTCGAGGGATACGAGTTCTCCCGTCGGTGGGAGCGGGAGAACCTCCCCGACGTGATCTTCCTGGTCTACAACGACCACGCCTCCGCCTTCGACCTGTCCCTGATCCCGACCTTCGTGCTCGGGACGGGCGCCTCCTTCCCGACCGCCGACGAGGGATACGGGCCGCGCCCCGTCCCCGGCGTCGAGGGCGAACCCGACCTGGCCGCGCACATCGCGCACACGCTCATCACAAACGACTTCGACCTCACGCTCGCCAACGAGATGCCCGTCGACCACGGACTCACCGTCCCGCTGTCACTGATGTTCGGCGACGTCGAGAAGTGGCCGTGCAAGGTGATCCCCTTCCACGTCAACGTGGTGCAGTACCCCGTCCCCTCCGGGGCCCGCTGCTTCGAGCTGGGCCGGGCGCTGCGCCGGGCGATCGAGTCGTACGACCGGCCGCTGAAGGTCCAGGTGTGGGGCACCGGAGGCATGAGCCACCAGCTCCAGGGCCCCCGCGCCGGCCTCATCAACCGCGCGTGGGACAACGCCTTCCTGGACCGTCTGATCACCGACCCGGCCGGCCTGGCGCAGGTCCAGCACCTCGAATACGTCGAGGAGGCCGGTTCGGAGGGCATCGAACTGGTCATGTGGCTCATAGCCCGGGGCGCCATGAGCGACGTGGACGGCTCCGGCCGTGCCGAGGTCAAGCACCGCTTCTACCACGTGCCGGCGTCCAACACCGCCGTCGGCCACCTGATCCTGGAAAACCACCCGGGGGCCGAGACGCCCGCCGTGAAGGAGTGA
- a CDS encoding MaoC family dehydratase, which translates to MPTLAHGLDELEALSGADLGRTDWLDITQNRVNTFADATDDHQWIHTDPEKAKDGPFGGPIAHGYLTLALIIPLFGELLTITGTKMSVNYGLDKVRFPSPVPVGAKIRLHGAVGTVEEVKGNGVQMPLTFTIEVEGNDKPACVAQAVYRHYA; encoded by the coding sequence GTGCCCACCCTCGCCCACGGCCTCGACGAACTCGAAGCCCTCAGCGGAGCCGACCTCGGCCGCACCGACTGGCTCGACATCACCCAGAACCGGGTGAACACCTTCGCCGACGCCACCGACGACCATCAGTGGATCCACACGGACCCGGAGAAGGCCAAGGACGGCCCCTTCGGAGGCCCGATCGCCCACGGCTACCTCACCCTCGCCCTGATCATCCCGCTCTTCGGCGAGCTCCTCACCATCACCGGCACCAAGATGAGCGTCAACTACGGTCTGGACAAGGTCCGTTTCCCCAGCCCCGTGCCGGTCGGCGCGAAGATACGCCTGCACGGCGCCGTCGGCACCGTGGAGGAGGTCAAGGGCAACGGCGTGCAGATGCCCCTGACGTTCACCATAGAGGTCGAGGGCAACGACAAGCCGGCCTGCGTCGCCCAGGCCGTCTACCGCCACTACGCCTGA
- the ligK gene encoding 4-carboxy-4-hydroxy-2-oxoadipate aldolase/oxaloacetate decarboxylase: protein MEHTEIGVVHTSITRADPEAVAALSAFGVATIHEAMGRVGLMRPYLRPVYPAARLCGPAVTVLLQPGDNWMLHVAAEQIREGDVVVAACTTESEDGFFGDLLATSFRSRGCAGLVIDGGVRDVADLEEMDFPVFSRAINAKGAVKATLGSVNVPVVCANALVRPGDVVVADRDGVVVVPRERAAEVAGASARREANEEDKRARFRAGELGLDMYAMRGPLAELGLRYRD, encoded by the coding sequence ATGGAACACACCGAGATCGGTGTCGTCCACACATCGATCACCCGCGCCGATCCCGAGGCCGTCGCCGCACTGTCGGCGTTCGGTGTCGCGACGATCCACGAGGCCATGGGCCGCGTGGGACTGATGCGCCCCTACCTGCGCCCCGTCTACCCCGCCGCCCGGCTGTGCGGTCCCGCGGTGACCGTGCTGCTGCAGCCCGGCGACAACTGGATGCTCCACGTCGCCGCCGAGCAGATACGGGAAGGCGACGTCGTCGTCGCGGCCTGCACGACCGAGAGCGAGGACGGCTTCTTCGGCGATCTGCTCGCCACCTCGTTCCGCTCCCGGGGTTGCGCGGGCCTGGTCATCGACGGCGGCGTGCGCGACGTGGCCGACCTGGAGGAGATGGACTTCCCGGTCTTCTCCCGGGCGATCAACGCCAAGGGCGCCGTGAAGGCCACGCTCGGCTCGGTCAACGTGCCGGTGGTCTGCGCCAACGCCCTGGTCAGGCCCGGGGACGTCGTCGTGGCGGATCGTGACGGTGTCGTGGTCGTGCCGCGCGAGCGGGCGGCCGAGGTCGCCGGGGCGTCGGCCCGGCGCGAGGCCAACGAGGAGGACAAGCGCGCCCGGTTCCGTGCGGGCGAGCTCGGCCTGGACATGTACGCGATGCGCGGCCCGCTGGCCGAGCTCGGTCTGCGGTACCGGGACTGA